Proteins from one Pleuronectes platessa chromosome 16, fPlePla1.1, whole genome shotgun sequence genomic window:
- the cyth1a gene encoding cytohesin-1a isoform X2 — protein sequence MVLKSEDGIVPDDLTPEEHQELENIRRRKQELLEDIQRLKDEIAEVTSEIENLGSTEERKNMQRNKQVAMGRKKFNMDPKKGIQFLIENDLLKNTSGDIAQFLYKGEGLNKTAIGDYLGERDDFNIEVLHAFVELHEFTDLNLVQALRQFLWSFRLPGEAQKIDRMMEAFAQRYCQCNAGVFQSTDTCYILSFAIIMLNTSLHNPNVKDKPSVERFISMNRGINDGGDLPEDLLRNLYDSIKNEPFKIPEDDGNDLTHTFFNPDREGWLLKLGGGRVKTWKRRWFILTDNCLYYFEYTTDKEPRGIIPLENLSIKEVEDKKPNCFELFIPDNKDQVIKACKTEADGRVVEGNHTFYRISAPTTEEKDEWMNSIKAAISRDPFYEMLAARKKKVSSMKRH from the exons TCCCAGACGACCTCACCCCAGAGGAgcaccaggagctggagaatATCCGCCGGCGCaaacaggagctgctggaggacatTCAG CGGCTGAAGGATGAGATAGCAGAAGTTACAAGTGAGATCGAGAACCTGGGTTCCACTGAGGAGAG GAAAAATATGCAGAGGAACAAACAGGTGGCGATGGGCCGTAAGAAATTCAACATGGACCCCAAAAAG gggATCCAGTTCCTGATTGAGAACGACTTACTGAAGAATACCAGCGGCGACATCGCTCAATTCCTCTACAAGGGCGAAGGCCTGAACAAGACAGCCATCGGCGACTACCTCGGAGAGAG AGATGACTTCAATATCGAAGTCCTCCATGCCTTTGTGGAGCTTCATGAGTTCACAGACCTCAACCTGGTTCAGGCCCTAAG ACAGTTCCTGTGGAGTTTTCGACTGCCGGGAGAAGCTCAGAAGATCGACCGCATGATGGAGGCCTTCGCTCAGCGCTACTGCCAGTGCAACGCAGGCGTTTTCCAGTCCACAG aCACCTGTTACATCCTGTCGTTTGCCATCATCATGCTTAACACCAGCCTCCACAACCCCAACGTGAAGGACAAGCCGTCTGTGGAGCGATTCATCTCCATGAACAGAGGAATCAACGATGGAGGGGACTTGCCTGAAGACCTGCTCAGG AACCTGTATGATAGCATCAAGAACGAGCCTTTCAAAATCCCAGAGGACGACGGCAATGACCTCACGCACACTTTCTTCAACCCAGACAGGGAGGGCTGGCTGCTGAAACTGGG AGGGGGACGAGTAAAAACCTGGAAGAGGAGGTGGTTCATCCTCACCGACAACTGTCTGTACTACTTTGAGTACACCACA GACAAAGAGCCCAGAGGAATCATCCCCCTGGAGAACCTGAGCATCAAGGAGGTGGAAGATAAGAAGCCA AACTGCTTTGAGCTTTTCATCCCGGACAACAAGGACCAGGTGATAAAAGCTTGTAAGACCGAGGCGGACGGACGCGTCGTGGAGGGGAACCATACCTTCTATCGCATTTCTGCCCCCACCACGGAGGAGAAAGATGAGTGGATGAACAGCatcaa AGCCGCAATCAGCAGGGATCCCTTTTACGAGATGTTGGCGGCCAGGAAAAAAAAGGTGTCTTCCATGAAGAGGCACTAG
- the cyth1a gene encoding cytohesin-1a isoform X4, with protein sequence MQRNKQVAMGRKKFNMDPKKGIQFLIENDLLKNTSGDIAQFLYKGEGLNKTAIGDYLGERDDFNIEVLHAFVELHEFTDLNLVQALRQFLWSFRLPGEAQKIDRMMEAFAQRYCQCNAGVFQSTDTCYILSFAIIMLNTSLHNPNVKDKPSVERFISMNRGINDGGDLPEDLLRNLYDSIKNEPFKIPEDDGNDLTHTFFNPDREGWLLKLGGGRVKTWKRRWFILTDNCLYYFEYTTDKEPRGIIPLENLSIKEVEDKKPNCFELFIPDNKDQVIKACKTEADGRVVEGNHTFYRISAPTTEEKDEWMNSIKAAISRDPFYEMLAARKKKVSSMKRH encoded by the exons ATGCAGAGGAACAAACAGGTGGCGATGGGCCGTAAGAAATTCAACATGGACCCCAAAAAG gggATCCAGTTCCTGATTGAGAACGACTTACTGAAGAATACCAGCGGCGACATCGCTCAATTCCTCTACAAGGGCGAAGGCCTGAACAAGACAGCCATCGGCGACTACCTCGGAGAGAG AGATGACTTCAATATCGAAGTCCTCCATGCCTTTGTGGAGCTTCATGAGTTCACAGACCTCAACCTGGTTCAGGCCCTAAG ACAGTTCCTGTGGAGTTTTCGACTGCCGGGAGAAGCTCAGAAGATCGACCGCATGATGGAGGCCTTCGCTCAGCGCTACTGCCAGTGCAACGCAGGCGTTTTCCAGTCCACAG aCACCTGTTACATCCTGTCGTTTGCCATCATCATGCTTAACACCAGCCTCCACAACCCCAACGTGAAGGACAAGCCGTCTGTGGAGCGATTCATCTCCATGAACAGAGGAATCAACGATGGAGGGGACTTGCCTGAAGACCTGCTCAGG AACCTGTATGATAGCATCAAGAACGAGCCTTTCAAAATCCCAGAGGACGACGGCAATGACCTCACGCACACTTTCTTCAACCCAGACAGGGAGGGCTGGCTGCTGAAACTGGG AGGGGGACGAGTAAAAACCTGGAAGAGGAGGTGGTTCATCCTCACCGACAACTGTCTGTACTACTTTGAGTACACCACA GACAAAGAGCCCAGAGGAATCATCCCCCTGGAGAACCTGAGCATCAAGGAGGTGGAAGATAAGAAGCCA AACTGCTTTGAGCTTTTCATCCCGGACAACAAGGACCAGGTGATAAAAGCTTGTAAGACCGAGGCGGACGGACGCGTCGTGGAGGGGAACCATACCTTCTATCGCATTTCTGCCCCCACCACGGAGGAGAAAGATGAGTGGATGAACAGCatcaa AGCCGCAATCAGCAGGGATCCCTTTTACGAGATGTTGGCGGCCAGGAAAAAAAAGGTGTCTTCCATGAAGAGGCACTAG
- the cyth1a gene encoding cytohesin-1a isoform X3 — MEGENYVPDDLTPEEHQELENIRRRKQELLEDIQRLKDEIAEVTSEIENLGSTEERKNMQRNKQVAMGRKKFNMDPKKGIQFLIENDLLKNTSGDIAQFLYKGEGLNKTAIGDYLGERDDFNIEVLHAFVELHEFTDLNLVQALRQFLWSFRLPGEAQKIDRMMEAFAQRYCQCNAGVFQSTDTCYILSFAIIMLNTSLHNPNVKDKPSVERFISMNRGINDGGDLPEDLLRNLYDSIKNEPFKIPEDDGNDLTHTFFNPDREGWLLKLGGGRVKTWKRRWFILTDNCLYYFEYTTDKEPRGIIPLENLSIKEVEDKKPNCFELFIPDNKDQVIKACKTEADGRVVEGNHTFYRISAPTTEEKDEWMNSIKAAISRDPFYEMLAARKKKVSSMKRH, encoded by the exons TCCCAGACGACCTCACCCCAGAGGAgcaccaggagctggagaatATCCGCCGGCGCaaacaggagctgctggaggacatTCAG CGGCTGAAGGATGAGATAGCAGAAGTTACAAGTGAGATCGAGAACCTGGGTTCCACTGAGGAGAG GAAAAATATGCAGAGGAACAAACAGGTGGCGATGGGCCGTAAGAAATTCAACATGGACCCCAAAAAG gggATCCAGTTCCTGATTGAGAACGACTTACTGAAGAATACCAGCGGCGACATCGCTCAATTCCTCTACAAGGGCGAAGGCCTGAACAAGACAGCCATCGGCGACTACCTCGGAGAGAG AGATGACTTCAATATCGAAGTCCTCCATGCCTTTGTGGAGCTTCATGAGTTCACAGACCTCAACCTGGTTCAGGCCCTAAG ACAGTTCCTGTGGAGTTTTCGACTGCCGGGAGAAGCTCAGAAGATCGACCGCATGATGGAGGCCTTCGCTCAGCGCTACTGCCAGTGCAACGCAGGCGTTTTCCAGTCCACAG aCACCTGTTACATCCTGTCGTTTGCCATCATCATGCTTAACACCAGCCTCCACAACCCCAACGTGAAGGACAAGCCGTCTGTGGAGCGATTCATCTCCATGAACAGAGGAATCAACGATGGAGGGGACTTGCCTGAAGACCTGCTCAGG AACCTGTATGATAGCATCAAGAACGAGCCTTTCAAAATCCCAGAGGACGACGGCAATGACCTCACGCACACTTTCTTCAACCCAGACAGGGAGGGCTGGCTGCTGAAACTGGG AGGGGGACGAGTAAAAACCTGGAAGAGGAGGTGGTTCATCCTCACCGACAACTGTCTGTACTACTTTGAGTACACCACA GACAAAGAGCCCAGAGGAATCATCCCCCTGGAGAACCTGAGCATCAAGGAGGTGGAAGATAAGAAGCCA AACTGCTTTGAGCTTTTCATCCCGGACAACAAGGACCAGGTGATAAAAGCTTGTAAGACCGAGGCGGACGGACGCGTCGTGGAGGGGAACCATACCTTCTATCGCATTTCTGCCCCCACCACGGAGGAGAAAGATGAGTGGATGAACAGCatcaa AGCCGCAATCAGCAGGGATCCCTTTTACGAGATGTTGGCGGCCAGGAAAAAAAAGGTGTCTTCCATGAAGAGGCACTAG
- the cyth1a gene encoding cytohesin-1a isoform X1: protein MGTVSELCVSSLQTFLCPAVKALQQAPVPDDLTPEEHQELENIRRRKQELLEDIQRLKDEIAEVTSEIENLGSTEERKNMQRNKQVAMGRKKFNMDPKKGIQFLIENDLLKNTSGDIAQFLYKGEGLNKTAIGDYLGERDDFNIEVLHAFVELHEFTDLNLVQALRQFLWSFRLPGEAQKIDRMMEAFAQRYCQCNAGVFQSTDTCYILSFAIIMLNTSLHNPNVKDKPSVERFISMNRGINDGGDLPEDLLRNLYDSIKNEPFKIPEDDGNDLTHTFFNPDREGWLLKLGGRVKTWKRRWFILTDNCLYYFEYTTDKEPRGIIPLENLSIKEVEDKKPNCFELFIPDNKDQVIKACKTEADGRVVEGNHTFYRISAPTTEEKDEWMNSIKAAISRDPFYEMLAARKKKVSSMKRH from the exons TCCCAGACGACCTCACCCCAGAGGAgcaccaggagctggagaatATCCGCCGGCGCaaacaggagctgctggaggacatTCAG CGGCTGAAGGATGAGATAGCAGAAGTTACAAGTGAGATCGAGAACCTGGGTTCCACTGAGGAGAG GAAAAATATGCAGAGGAACAAACAGGTGGCGATGGGCCGTAAGAAATTCAACATGGACCCCAAAAAG gggATCCAGTTCCTGATTGAGAACGACTTACTGAAGAATACCAGCGGCGACATCGCTCAATTCCTCTACAAGGGCGAAGGCCTGAACAAGACAGCCATCGGCGACTACCTCGGAGAGAG AGATGACTTCAATATCGAAGTCCTCCATGCCTTTGTGGAGCTTCATGAGTTCACAGACCTCAACCTGGTTCAGGCCCTAAG ACAGTTCCTGTGGAGTTTTCGACTGCCGGGAGAAGCTCAGAAGATCGACCGCATGATGGAGGCCTTCGCTCAGCGCTACTGCCAGTGCAACGCAGGCGTTTTCCAGTCCACAG aCACCTGTTACATCCTGTCGTTTGCCATCATCATGCTTAACACCAGCCTCCACAACCCCAACGTGAAGGACAAGCCGTCTGTGGAGCGATTCATCTCCATGAACAGAGGAATCAACGATGGAGGGGACTTGCCTGAAGACCTGCTCAGG AACCTGTATGATAGCATCAAGAACGAGCCTTTCAAAATCCCAGAGGACGACGGCAATGACCTCACGCACACTTTCTTCAACCCAGACAGGGAGGGCTGGCTGCTGAAACTGG GGGGACGAGTAAAAACCTGGAAGAGGAGGTGGTTCATCCTCACCGACAACTGTCTGTACTACTTTGAGTACACCACA GACAAAGAGCCCAGAGGAATCATCCCCCTGGAGAACCTGAGCATCAAGGAGGTGGAAGATAAGAAGCCA AACTGCTTTGAGCTTTTCATCCCGGACAACAAGGACCAGGTGATAAAAGCTTGTAAGACCGAGGCGGACGGACGCGTCGTGGAGGGGAACCATACCTTCTATCGCATTTCTGCCCCCACCACGGAGGAGAAAGATGAGTGGATGAACAGCatcaa AGCCGCAATCAGCAGGGATCCCTTTTACGAGATGTTGGCGGCCAGGAAAAAAAAGGTGTCTTCCATGAAGAGGCACTAG